A window of Clostridia bacterium genomic DNA:
GTGAACCGGATAATGCCCAAGCCTGGTACCGCCATGGGCAAGCCAAGTATGCTGCGAAGGATTACGTGGGAGCGCTCAGCAGCTTTCTAACTGCCTATTATTTTTCTCGGTCTGACAAGGTAGTACTTTTTTGGGCAGGGCTAGCCCTCGACAAGCTCAACCGTTACCGAGAGGCTCTAAAATGTTTCTACGCAGCCAAGCGGTATGTGGATAGGAATGTACTGAGTAATAACATTGCCGTATGCTATGCCAAGTTGGGCGACTACAGGGCCGCCATCAAGCTGCTAAAGAGAATAACTAAGCAGAGGAACAGTCAAAGCTCCACAGCATTTTCCAATCTGGGCTTCATCTTTTTAAGGCTTGGGCAATATCACAGAGCGATAGATTCATTTCAGCAGGGCCTGAAACTGGACCCATCTGATGCAACGCTCCTTATGGCCATGGGGGTAGCTTATGAGGCTATGCACAACGATAGCATGGCCGATCAATGGTATCTCCGAGCTCTAGAGTTAAACCCGACTCTGCAGGAAGCCCTTAAAGGCCGAGTAAGATGTTTGCTTGGCCTGAAGCGTGCAAGTCAAGCGCTCGACTACATTAACGCCATGCTCAAGCAGGATCAATCTGATCCTGAAGGATGGTGGCTTAAAGGGCTCTGCCATGATAGCCTCGGCGAATACCGTTCAGCCGTCAATTGCTATAACCACGCCCTGACGCTTAGGGCCCGTACCAGATGAGGCTCTCACCCCGCCTAGTAAGTCCGGGTGGCTACAAAATCGGCTATGGTTATAAGAGATTGTCGAATTTGGTTATTTGGGAGAAGCATCAGATAGGCTTTAGCCTTATTAAGATATCTTCTAGCAATTAATAACGTCCTTTCAATGGCCCCCGAATCCTTGATAATCTCTATGCAACGGGATATTTCCTCTTGGTCTTTATTTCGCTTGAGCAACAATTTCTCAAGCTCTCGGCTTTGACGAGCGTTATTTAAGGCTAGAATTGCAGGCAGAGTGATGATCCCTTCCTTGAGGTCGCTTCCCACAGGCTTGCCTAACTGCGATTCTTCTGCGGTTACGTCCAACACATCATCGGTGATCTGAAACGCCATACCCAAGTAAAGCCCATATCTGCCCACTGCTCGGCAATACAAGGCTGGTGCCTTGGTACAAACGGCTCCAGCCTTGCAGCTGGCTGATATCAGCAGTGCCGTCTTCCGTCGGATCCTTCGGAAATAGCTGCGCAGGGATTCGCCAAGATTGAAAGTACTTGCTATTTGCTTTATTTCACCTTCGCACATCTCCAAGCTAATTCCGGATAGAATACCCATGATTGTGGGATCTTGATATTTACTAAACAAGTAAAGAGACCTTCCAAATAAATAGTCGCCAACATATACAGAAACCTGCTCGCCCCACCGGGCCCTGACAGTAGCTTGTCCTCGGCGAATCAAGGCACCATCAACTATATCGTCATGGACAAGGGTTGCCATGTGCAGCAGTTCTAAGCCCACAGCTAAAGGCAATATCCGTTCCCGACTATAGTCCCCTAGTCTGCTCGTCAATAGAGCCAACGTAGGTCGGAGCCGCTTTCCCCCTCCCTCCAGCAATTGTGTAGCTGCTTCACAAATTATCGCGTCATCGCAGGCTATCTGAGAACGTAACTCAGATTCTAGGCATTCCAAGTCGACATAAATCTCATCCGGCAAAATTTGCATTTAAGTAACCATCCTACTAGCAGAGTTGTTAAACGCTAAGCGGAGGCGCTTTTGGAGCATCTGCTGGTGCCTGCTTTTCTTGCTCCTCCACCAGCCTGGGCACGTTTCTCTTTGTTAATCCTAACCAGGAACCCACTACGCTGCGCTTCAAAAGCTGAATTGCCAGCGCAGGGTCAACGCCTTTGGGACAAACGTCCGAACAGGCACCAGCCAAATGACAACGCCAAAGCCCGTGAGGTTGGTCTATTACTTGGATTCGATCTTTGGATCCAACATCCCTACTATCCATATTATAGCGGAAAACTTGGGCCAATGCTTGTGGTCCCAGGAATTGCTTGTCGGTGGCACATGTTGGGCATGCAGCTATGCATAGCCCACATTTAACGCAATAACTAAATTGCAAATATCGTTCCAATTCCAATGGTGTTTGGGCAAACTCTCTCACATGATCTGCGGTAAGTTGTGGGGATATAAGGTAGGGTTTAACCATTTTATGCTTGTTGAACAAGGGAGTAAGGTCCACCACCAGATCTTTGATAACATCATAGTTGGCCAACGGTCGTAGCTCCAGCCTATCAGTACCTAACTCAGACACCTGCGTATGGCAGGCTAGATGAGGAAAACCGTTTACCATAACCCCGCAAGATCCACATATACCCATTCGACACGAAGACCGAAACGCCAACGTACTATCAAGATGCTCCTTAATATAAATAAGGCAATCAAGAATCGTCATGCCCTTGGAATACGGCACCGAAAATAGGTCAAACCGTGGTTCGGCCTTTTCCTCAGGGTTAAACCTAAATACCCGTACCCGAATGTCTGATGCCATTTATCTCCACCTCCAAACTAGCTGCCGAAACTCTTGATAGTTATAAATAGTCCCCAAGCGAAAGCCAGGCTACCCAAGGCGATAATAATAGTCGTTATGCTTCTGGAGGCAGCTGTGGCAGGAAACCACTCCAAGAGCACGGCTCTAAGCCCATAGAATCCGTGATAGACTACCAATGCCAGTAAAAGCACATAGAATACAACCCATGATACCGAAGCAGCCCGACTCATTACCGAAGAGTAGGAGAGTACATCCCCAACGTTATATCCCAGCCACCCTAACACCATATCCCAATGCATGAGCGCCATATGAATTGCTAAAGCAATAATCATTAGGAGACCTGTAACCAGCTGCAATAGCCACCAAAAACTCTCTCTCATTAGTTAACTCCCTCCTTGCCAAAAACCTTTACTTCCAGCCACCAGCCCCAGGCCCCCACCCTTGCGAACCTCGGCAGGGCTAGGTGGGCAAGGGCCAAATAGGTGCTTTTTCATTACCTAGTTGTGCGGCTTGCCGCATGGGGCAACCTATTAGGACATGGGGGACTCACATGCTCCTAAGCTAAAAACATATCCCACGCAGTTATCAGCAACAGCCCAACAATTGTAAGCCCAATAACCCATATCACTGGTCGTTGACGTTGGCGGGAACTAACATATGGAAATACGGGTCTGCCGGGCTTCCCCAACAGGTAGCCCATTTCTTCTAAAATGAGCCGGAGGCCGTTTAGCCCATGGAAAATCAAAGCTGCAAAAACAACGTATTCTAATGATAAGAAGAGAGGCGTATCAAAGAATGCCATAGTAGCCTCCCATGGCCCTTTCCCGTATATTCTGTAGCTAGTCTCCACTAGATGCAACAGTAAAAACAGTAAAATTCCAAGCCCCGTAAGGCGTTGAAGAGAATAAAAGTACCGTTCCAGAGGATACTTTCCAGCCCAAAGCCAACCCTTAATACCCAGGCGATTATCATAACGTTTCACGGCCACAGGCACTACCTCCTCTCAGTATTTGCGTTCAATTGGTTTCCACATAGTGATGGTGACTGGTAAATAATCTAGCTGAGGGCCCTTGTCGGAATAATAAGCCAATGTGTGCTTCAGCCATTCCTCGTCATTCCTCTTGGGGAAATCTCTTCGAGCATGGCCACCTCGAGATTCAGTCCGGGCCAGAGCGCCGGCTACAATAACCTCTGCAAGATCCAACATGTTGCGAAGTTCTAAAACCGCAATTAGGTCCGTGTTATATACTCGACCCTTATCGCTAACCTTAACCCGCCTATATCTATCTTTCAGTTCGACAATCATTTGCAAGGCTTGTTGGAGCCCAGAGCCGTTCCGAAAAACTCCCACATATTTATCCATTAAATCCTGCAGTTCTTCTCGAAGTTGATATGGGCTCTCAGTACCTGTCTGTTGTACCAGTCCTTTGAACACCTGCGCTTCCTGTTCCTGAACTTCCTTCTGGGGAACTGCCGGGTTAGATTTCTGCTTAGCCACATAGTTCGCTGCCTGTTCACCGGTGATCCGCCCCCAGACCAGACATTCGGCGGTGGAGTTGCTGCCTAAACGGTTGGCACCGTGCAACGAAACGCAAGCAACTTCCCCGCAAGCCCAGATGCCCTCAATAGGAGTGCGCCCGTCTATATCTACATGAATACCTCCCATAGAGTAGTGAGCTGCAGGTCGGATAGGAATTGGCTGAGTTATGGGGTCAACACCAATGAAGCGCATAGCTACCTCTCTAATCAAGGGCAAGCGCTCATTAATTTTGTCGGCTCCAAGATGGGTCAAATCCAGGTGGACGTAGTCCAAGCCTTTTGGTCCTGCAAATCCCCTTCCCTCTTCAATTTCAATCATTTCTGATCTAGCAACAATGTCTCTGGGTGCCAGTTCCATTTTGCTAGGAGCATATCTTTCCATGAAGCGTTCTTCCTGGTTATTGCGCAAGTACCCCCCTTCTCCACGAGCAGCTTCAGTAATCAGTATTCCAGACGGGACCAAGCCGGTAGGATGAAACTGGACAAACTCCATGTCCTTCAAGGGAATACCGGCTCGGTATGCCATAGCCATTCCATCTCCAGTTACAGTATAGGAATAAGTGGTAAAGCCATAGATGCGACAAGCACCTCCAGTCGCGATAATTAAGGCCTTACCCCCGA
This region includes:
- a CDS encoding succinate dehydrogenase, giving the protein MAVKRYDNRLGIKGWLWAGKYPLERYFYSLQRLTGLGILLFLLLHLVETSYRIYGKGPWEATMAFFDTPLFLSLEYVVFAALIFHGLNGLRLILEEMGYLLGKPGRPVFPYVSSRQRQRPVIWVIGLTIVGLLLITAWDMFLA
- a CDS encoding succinate dehydrogenase iron-sulfur subunit; translation: MASDIRVRVFRFNPEEKAEPRFDLFSVPYSKGMTILDCLIYIKEHLDSTLAFRSSCRMGICGSCGVMVNGFPHLACHTQVSELGTDRLELRPLANYDVIKDLVVDLTPLFNKHKMVKPYLISPQLTADHVREFAQTPLELERYLQFSYCVKCGLCIAACPTCATDKQFLGPQALAQVFRYNMDSRDVGSKDRIQVIDQPHGLWRCHLAGACSDVCPKGVDPALAIQLLKRSVVGSWLGLTKRNVPRLVEEQEKQAPADAPKAPPLSV
- a CDS encoding polyprenyl synthetase family protein codes for the protein MQILPDEIYVDLECLESELRSQIACDDAIICEAATQLLEGGGKRLRPTLALLTSRLGDYSRERILPLAVGLELLHMATLVHDDIVDGALIRRGQATVRARWGEQVSVYVGDYLFGRSLYLFSKYQDPTIMGILSGISLEMCEGEIKQIASTFNLGESLRSYFRRIRRKTALLISASCKAGAVCTKAPALYCRAVGRYGLYLGMAFQITDDVLDVTAEESQLGKPVGSDLKEGIITLPAILALNNARQSRELEKLLLKRNKDQEEISRCIEIIKDSGAIERTLLIARRYLNKAKAYLMLLPNNQIRQSLITIADFVATRTY
- a CDS encoding succinate dehydrogenase/fumarate reductase flavoprotein subunit, encoding MDVVYHDIVILGSGLAGMRAAVQASIQTNGQVSIALVSKTQLLRPHSVCAEGGTAAVLRPEEGDSLELHAWDTIKGSDFLADQDVVWRFVQEIPKEIVQLEHWGIPWSRRANGQIDQRPFGGHSFDRAVYAADKTGFFEVHALYDTLQKFNNITRYDECEATSIIIDHDHFSAITVWDLAQGRFFAIGGKALIIATGGACRIYGFTTYSYTVTGDGMAMAYRAGIPLKDMEFVQFHPTGLVPSGILITEAARGEGGYLRNNQEERFMERYAPSKMELAPRDIVARSEMIEIEEGRGFAGPKGLDYVHLDLTHLGADKINERLPLIREVAMRFIGVDPITQPIPIRPAAHYSMGGIHVDIDGRTPIEGIWACGEVACVSLHGANRLGSNSTAECLVWGRITGEQAANYVAKQKSNPAVPQKEVQEQEAQVFKGLVQQTGTESPYQLREELQDLMDKYVGVFRNGSGLQQALQMIVELKDRYRRVKVSDKGRVYNTDLIAVLELRNMLDLAEVIVAGALARTESRGGHARRDFPKRNDEEWLKHTLAYYSDKGPQLDYLPVTITMWKPIERKY
- a CDS encoding tetratricopeptide repeat protein, which gives rise to MAISINRLFGKDLSLDKACMAPNLPYDESSQPYFGLLTREPDNAQAWYRHGQAKYAAKDYVGALSSFLTAYYFSRSDKVVLFWAGLALDKLNRYREALKCFYAAKRYVDRNVLSNNIAVCYAKLGDYRAAIKLLKRITKQRNSQSSTAFSNLGFIFLRLGQYHRAIDSFQQGLKLDPSDATLLMAMGVAYEAMHNDSMADQWYLRALELNPTLQEALKGRVRCLLGLKRASQALDYINAMLKQDQSDPEGWWLKGLCHDSLGEYRSAVNCYNHALTLRARTR